Proteins from a genomic interval of Rosa chinensis cultivar Old Blush chromosome 2, RchiOBHm-V2, whole genome shotgun sequence:
- the LOC112190025 gene encoding translation initiation factor eIF-2B subunit gamma isoform X2, with the protein MSYRVTCPGDISLCMISNKNNVIHHTFQASIWVERVPDDVGTAGALRAVAHLLTAKDILVVSGDIVSDVSPGAVAAAHRRHDAVVTTMLCSAPVSGPSDSGSSVTKDKAKKPGHYNRIGLDPTKQFLLYIATGAELEKDMRIQKNILCAVGQMEIRSDLMDAHLYAFKRSVLQEVLNQKDKFQSLKQDVLPYLVRTQLASEVVLNGVPQPEENGNEKASYQNNQEMLSQILANSSTSSFHELHALGPKCSLPVRRTHKCCVYIASNSKYCMRLNSIQAFNDINRDVIGDASHLSGYSFSAHNNIIHPSAELGSKTTVGPHCMLGEASIMGDKCSVKRSVIGRHCRIGSNVKVVNSVVMNHVTIADGCTIQNSVVCSNVQLQDRVVLKDCQVGANFVVTTGSECKGEALAKKEK; encoded by the exons ATGAGCTACCGTGTTACGTGCCCTGGGGACATAAGTCTCTGTATGATCAGCAATAAGAATAATGTCATACACCATACCTTCCAAGCCTCCATCTGG GTTGAAAGAGTCCCTGATGATGTTGGAACAGCTGGTGCTCTTCGGGCCGTCGCACACCTCCTGACTGCAAAAGACATTTTG GTTGTCAGTGGTGATATTGTCTCTGATGTTTCTCCTGGTGCAGTAGCTGCTGCTCATAGACGTCATGATGCAGTAGTAACAACAATGCTTTGCTCTGCTCCTGTAAGTGGACCTTCAGATTCTGGGTCCTCTGTTACAAAAGACAAAGCCAAGAAACCCGGACATTACAATAGAATTGGGCTGGATCCCACAAAACAGTTTTTGCTGTACATCGCAACGG GAGCGGAACTTGAGAAAGATATGCGAATTCAGAAGAATATACTTTGTGCGGTTGGTCAG ATGGAAATTCGATCTGATCTCATGGATGCTCATTTATATGCATTCAAAAG GTCTGTTCTGCAAGAAGTTCTAAACCAAAAGGATAAATTTCAAAGTTTAAAGCAGGATGTATTACCTTACCTTGTTCGTACACAGCTG GCTTCAGAGGTGGTGTTAAATGGTGTACCACAACCAGaagaaaatggaaatgaaaaggCTAGTTACCAAAACAACCAAGAAATGCTATCCCAAATCCTGGCTAATTCATCCACTTCAAGTTTCCATGAGCTCCATGCATTGGGTCCTAAATGCTCACTTCCTGTTCGAAGAACCCATAAATGCTGTGTTTATATTGCCAGCAACAGCAAGTACTGTATGCGGTTGAATTCCATTCAGGCATTCAATGACATTAATCGAGAT GTTATAGGAGATGCTAGCCATCTGTCTGGGTATTCATTCTCTGCCCACAATAACATCATCCATCCATCAGCAGAACTTGGATCAAAAACAACA GTTGGACCACATTGTATGCTGGGGGAAGCTTCAATTATGGGCGACAAATGTAGTGTTAAACGGTCTGTTATTGGCCGTCACTGCCGGATAGGTTCTAATGTTAAG GTTGTAAATTCAGTTGTTATGAATCATGTTACTATTGCCGATGGTTGTACAATCCAAAATTCAGTAGTTTGCAGCAATGTGCAGCTCCAAGATCGTGTTGTACTGAAAGATTGTCAA GTTGGTGCAAATTTTGTTGTTACTACCGGGAGTGAGTGCAAAGGGGAGGCATTGGctaagaaagagaaatga
- the LOC112184231 gene encoding probable metal-nicotianamine transporter YSL7, whose translation METDDFDNVQAGKQMVQARDSTEKAFRDTEVPPWTMQITVRSMVTSFFLSIIFNFIVCKLNLTTGVIPSLNVAAGLLGFALLKGYTALLQKLGLLKQPFTRQENTVVQTCVVASSGIAFSSGTASYLLGMSPQVAAQGDAGNTLINIKRLSIPWMTGYLFTVSFAGLFSIIALREMMILKRKLTYPSGTATAHLINSFHTPKGARMAARQVSALFKSCCGSFVWSFFQWFFAASDGCGFASFPIFGLKAYKQRFYFDFSTTYIGCGMITSYMVNISMLVGAVISWGIMWPLIEQKKGIWYGAHLSASSLHGIQGYRVFISIGMILGDGLYHVINILIKNLFRNKSEEKKVELASPLPPPLSLSNMEAGGLPSSETELSENYDEERRTEYFLKDQIPLSVAVAGYIALAGISIIVLPFIFHQLKWYHVLTAYLIAPVLAFCNAYGCGLTDWSLASNYGKIAILIFSAWVGLEKGGVIAGLASCGAMMSIVSTASDLMQDFKTGYLTLSSPRSMFFSQVFGTAMGCVMSPLIFWFFYKAYRVGDPTGSYPAPYGLMYRGIALLGVEGFGSLPKHCVTLAVSFFAFAIAINIVTELLKRYETKYKIYRFVPNAMAMAVPFYLGSYFVIDMCLGSLVLFCWKLWNKKQAEDLAPAVASGLICGESMWGVPAAILSLANVKAPICMKFLSYSDNDRVDSFLSSSGSS comes from the exons ATGGAGACTGACGATTTCGACAATGTTCAAGCTGGAAAACAAATGGTTCAGGCTAGAGACTCGACTGAAAAGGCATTCAGAGACACAGAGGTGCCCCCATGGACCATGCAAATAACGGTCAGGTCTATGGTCACAAGCTTTTTTCTTAGCATCATCTTCAACTTCATCGTGTGCAAGCTCAATCTTACCACCGGTGTAATACCATCTCTAAACGTCGCAGCGGGGCTGTTGGGATTCGCACTGCTGAAAGGATACACTGCCTTGCTTCAGAAGTTAGGTCTGTTGAAGCAGCCTTTCACTCGTCAAGAAAACACAGTGGTTCAAACCTGTGTTGTGGCGTCGTCTGGGATAGCCTTCAGCAGTGGCACGGCGAGTTATTTACTAGGTATGAGCCCTCAGGTAGCTGCTCAGGGAGATGCTGGAAACACTCTAATCAACATTAAGAGGCTTTCGATTCCCTGGATGACAGGATATCTCTTCACAGTCAGCTTCGCTGGGCTTTTTTCGATAATAGCCTTGAGAGAGATGATGATCCTCAAAAGAAAACTGACCTACCCAAGTGGAACAGCAACAGCACACCTCATCAACAGCTTCCACACCCCCAAAGGAGCTAGGATGGCAGCGAGACAAGTTTCTGCTCTCTTCAAGAGCTGCTGCGGCAGCTTTGTCTGGTCTTTTTTCCAGTGGTTTTTCGCAGCTTCGGATGGCTGTGGATTTGCTAGCTTTCCAATTTTTGGTCTAAAAGCGTATAAACAAAGGTTTTACTTCGACTTCTCAACCACATATATTGGTTGTGGAATGATCACCTCTTACATGGTGAACATATCCATGCTCGTTGGGGCTGTGATATCATGGGGAATCATGTGGCCTTTGATTGAGCAAAAGAAAGGTATCTGGTATGGAGCTCATCTTTCTGCAAGTAGTCTTCATGGAATCCAAGGTTACAGGGTCTTTATCTCCATAGGCATGATACTTGGTGATGGACTATACCATGTTAT CAACATTCTCATTAAAAATCTCTTTAGAAATAaatcagaagaaaagaaagtagAGTTGGCATCGCCTTTGCCGCCACCACTATCATTATCCAATATGGAAGCTGGCGGATTGCCCTCATCAGAAACTGAGCTGAGTGAAAACTACGACGAGGAACGAAGAACTGAGTACTTCTTGAAAGACCAAATTCCACTCTCGGTTGCTGTCGCTGGCTACATTGCTCTTGCAGGCATATCAATTATTGTCCTGCCATTCATTTTCCACCAACTAAAATGGTATCATGTTCTGACAGCTTACTTAATCGCTCCGGTTCTGGCCTTCTGCAATGCCTATGGCTGCGGCCTCACAGATTGGTCCCTTGCTTCCAACTACGGCAAAATCGCAATCCTGATCTTCAGTGCTTGGGTTGGCCTTGAAAAAGGTGGTGTCATTGCTGGCCTCGCTTCTTGTGGTGCAATGATGAGCATTGTCTCGACAGCCTCCGATCTCATGCAAGACTTCAAGACTGGATACCTAACTCTCTCGTCTCCTCGATCCATGTTCTTCAGCCAAGTTTTCGGGACAGCCATGGGGTGTGTCATGTCGCCTTTGATATTCTGGTTCTTCTACAAAGCTTACCGAGTTGGTGATCCCACGGGATCATATCCTGCACCCTATGGCCTAATGTACCGTGGCATTGCACTCCTCGGAGTTGAGGGCTTTGGCTCACTCCCAAAACACTGCGTCACACTTGCAGTCTCCTTTTTCGCATTTGCCATTGCCATTAACATAGTAACCGAGCTTTTGAAGCGTTACGAGACCAAGTACAAGATCTACAGGTTTGTTCCGAATGCAATGGCCATGGCAGTCCCATTCTATCTCGGCTCCTACTTCGTGATTGACATGTGTTTGGGAAGCTTGGTCCTTTTCTGCTGGAAGTTATGGAACAAAAAACAGGCGGAGGATTTGGCACCGGCGGTTGCATCTGGTCTCATCTGTGGCGAGTCTATGTGGGGTGTTCCGGCTGCGATCCTATCTCTGGCCAATGTCAAAGCACCAATATGCATGAAGTTCCTCTCTTACTCGGACAACGATAGAGTTGATTCGTTTTTATCTTCATCAGGATCTAGCTAG
- the LOC112190025 gene encoding translation initiation factor eIF-2B subunit gamma isoform X1 produces MDFQVVVLAGGTSKKLVPLVSKEVPKALLPVANRPVISYVLELLELSNLKDIIVAVEGKEAYDCVEHWIVEAYIDRLRIQVERVPDDVGTAGALRAVAHLLTAKDILVVSGDIVSDVSPGAVAAAHRRHDAVVTTMLCSAPVSGPSDSGSSVTKDKAKKPGHYNRIGLDPTKQFLLYIATGAELEKDMRIQKNILCAVGQMEIRSDLMDAHLYAFKRSVLQEVLNQKDKFQSLKQDVLPYLVRTQLASEVVLNGVPQPEENGNEKASYQNNQEMLSQILANSSTSSFHELHALGPKCSLPVRRTHKCCVYIASNSKYCMRLNSIQAFNDINRDVIGDASHLSGYSFSAHNNIIHPSAELGSKTTVGPHCMLGEASIMGDKCSVKRSVIGRHCRIGSNVKVVNSVVMNHVTIADGCTIQNSVVCSNVQLQDRVVLKDCQVGANFVVTTGSECKGEALAKKEK; encoded by the exons ATGGATTTCCAAGTGGTGGTCTTAGCCGGCGGAACATCCAAGAAACTCGTCCCTCTCGTCTCCAAG GAGGTTCCGAAAGCTCTGCTTCCGGTGGCGAACCGCCCGGTTATCTCGTACGTTCTGGAGCTCTTAGAACTCAGTAACCTTAAGGATATCATTGTT GCGGTTGAAGGAAAAGAAGCGTATGATTGCGTTGAGCACTGGATTGTAGAAGCTTATATCGATCGATTACGTATCCAG GTTGAAAGAGTCCCTGATGATGTTGGAACAGCTGGTGCTCTTCGGGCCGTCGCACACCTCCTGACTGCAAAAGACATTTTG GTTGTCAGTGGTGATATTGTCTCTGATGTTTCTCCTGGTGCAGTAGCTGCTGCTCATAGACGTCATGATGCAGTAGTAACAACAATGCTTTGCTCTGCTCCTGTAAGTGGACCTTCAGATTCTGGGTCCTCTGTTACAAAAGACAAAGCCAAGAAACCCGGACATTACAATAGAATTGGGCTGGATCCCACAAAACAGTTTTTGCTGTACATCGCAACGG GAGCGGAACTTGAGAAAGATATGCGAATTCAGAAGAATATACTTTGTGCGGTTGGTCAG ATGGAAATTCGATCTGATCTCATGGATGCTCATTTATATGCATTCAAAAG GTCTGTTCTGCAAGAAGTTCTAAACCAAAAGGATAAATTTCAAAGTTTAAAGCAGGATGTATTACCTTACCTTGTTCGTACACAGCTG GCTTCAGAGGTGGTGTTAAATGGTGTACCACAACCAGaagaaaatggaaatgaaaaggCTAGTTACCAAAACAACCAAGAAATGCTATCCCAAATCCTGGCTAATTCATCCACTTCAAGTTTCCATGAGCTCCATGCATTGGGTCCTAAATGCTCACTTCCTGTTCGAAGAACCCATAAATGCTGTGTTTATATTGCCAGCAACAGCAAGTACTGTATGCGGTTGAATTCCATTCAGGCATTCAATGACATTAATCGAGAT GTTATAGGAGATGCTAGCCATCTGTCTGGGTATTCATTCTCTGCCCACAATAACATCATCCATCCATCAGCAGAACTTGGATCAAAAACAACA GTTGGACCACATTGTATGCTGGGGGAAGCTTCAATTATGGGCGACAAATGTAGTGTTAAACGGTCTGTTATTGGCCGTCACTGCCGGATAGGTTCTAATGTTAAG GTTGTAAATTCAGTTGTTATGAATCATGTTACTATTGCCGATGGTTGTACAATCCAAAATTCAGTAGTTTGCAGCAATGTGCAGCTCCAAGATCGTGTTGTACTGAAAGATTGTCAA GTTGGTGCAAATTTTGTTGTTACTACCGGGAGTGAGTGCAAAGGGGAGGCATTGGctaagaaagagaaatga